A stretch of Coxiella endosymbiont of Amblyomma sculptum DNA encodes these proteins:
- the nuoK gene encoding NADH-quinone oxidoreductase subunit NuoK, with protein sequence MIPLSYVLVMSAILFGLGFLGIVINRKNFIVLLMCIEMILLATDTNFIAFSRYLGTRSGELFVLFVLTVTAAESAIGLAILVVLYRLRGNINVDDMHSLKG encoded by the coding sequence ATGATTCCTCTGAGTTATGTTCTAGTAATGAGCGCAATTTTATTTGGTTTAGGATTTTTGGGAATCGTTATCAATCGTAAAAATTTCATCGTATTGTTGATGTGTATTGAAATGATTCTATTGGCAACTGACACCAATTTTATTGCTTTTTCCCGATATTTAGGAACAAGATCGGGAGAATTGTTCGTACTTTTTGTACTGACTGTAACAGCAGCTGAATCGGCTATTGGTTTAGCAATTTTGGTTGTGTTGTACCGACTTCGCGGGAATATTAATGTTGACGATATGCATAGTTTGAAGGGCTAA
- the nuoL gene encoding NADH-quinone oxidoreductase subunit L, translated as MIKSLTLFTVLAPLLGCLISGLGGTYIGRKGTQWITIGFITISFLTAFWIFVLVIVNGMRYYGTIYTWGVSGGLHFNIGFMVDALTAVMMLIVIFISWVVHIYSIGYMADDSGYCRFFSYMSMFTFFMLVLVVANNFFQLFFGWEGVGLVSYLLIGFWFEKESAVSGSLKAFLINRSGDFGFILGIAAISDYFGSLDYHIVFSKASEILQKTINNVLPNFHWSVLTMICILLFIGAIGKSAQIPLHVWLPESMEGPVPISALIHAATMVTAGVFLVVRMSPLFELSQTALSAILVIGATTALLTGLLAFVEFDIKRIIAFSTMSQLGYMMAANGVSAYSIAILHLLTHAFFKALLFLSAGSVIVALHHEQDIRKMGNLRKYLPTTYLTFLIGVLSLSAIPPFSGFYSKDVIIEAVFHSTIPGARYAYLCLLLGVFVTSYYIFRVFFLTFHSSERIAPELKPIKETSWSMCSSQWILGISSAILGIILIYWIFYRKPGLLVSSLKVLPQHDVLQTVRTKFQNVLHMTYHYIATFPFWNSILGVFSAWVAVIAQPRIPKLLKQRLSWLHQVLVAKYGFDTFNRFVFVRGGRTLANFFFRIGDLEVLDRLIVGGAGRNVIRVAQLMRRLQSGYLYRYVSVMILGLLVFIMWAILK; from the coding sequence ATGATTAAATCTCTGACCTTGTTTACTGTATTAGCGCCTTTATTGGGCTGTCTAATCTCTGGGCTGGGTGGAACGTACATTGGTCGGAAAGGAACACAATGGATTACGATCGGCTTTATAACTATTTCTTTTCTGACTGCTTTTTGGATATTTGTGTTAGTGATTGTAAATGGGATGCGTTACTATGGAACAATTTATACTTGGGGAGTCAGCGGCGGTCTTCATTTTAATATTGGTTTTATGGTAGATGCATTAACCGCTGTTATGATGTTGATTGTTATTTTTATTTCTTGGGTGGTACACATTTACAGCATTGGCTATATGGCGGACGATTCCGGATACTGTCGGTTTTTTTCTTATATGTCGATGTTTACTTTTTTCATGTTAGTACTCGTGGTGGCAAATAATTTCTTTCAACTGTTTTTTGGATGGGAAGGAGTAGGATTAGTTTCTTACCTATTGATTGGTTTTTGGTTTGAAAAAGAGTCGGCAGTATCCGGAAGTTTAAAAGCTTTTTTGATTAATCGATCCGGAGATTTTGGTTTTATCCTTGGTATTGCTGCCATTTCGGATTATTTTGGAAGTCTCGATTATCATATCGTTTTTTCGAAAGCTTCTGAAATTCTACAAAAGACAATTAATAATGTTCTTCCAAATTTTCATTGGTCTGTTCTCACAATGATTTGTATTTTACTGTTTATCGGTGCTATCGGAAAATCCGCTCAAATTCCTTTGCACGTATGGTTGCCAGAATCAATGGAAGGCCCAGTTCCGATTTCGGCTTTGATTCACGCGGCAACTATGGTGACAGCCGGTGTATTTTTAGTTGTTCGAATGTCGCCTCTTTTTGAATTGTCGCAAACAGCTTTAAGTGCAATTTTGGTTATTGGAGCCACTACAGCGCTTCTGACGGGTTTGTTGGCTTTCGTCGAATTTGATATCAAACGTATTATCGCATTTTCTACAATGTCTCAATTGGGTTATATGATGGCAGCTAATGGTGTTTCCGCCTATTCAATAGCTATTTTGCATTTGTTAACACATGCTTTTTTTAAAGCCTTATTGTTCCTGTCTGCTGGATCAGTGATCGTTGCTCTACACCACGAGCAAGATATACGTAAAATGGGAAATCTGCGAAAATATTTGCCCACGACTTACTTAACTTTTTTGATTGGAGTGTTGTCTTTGTCCGCCATTCCTCCATTTTCTGGATTTTATTCTAAGGACGTAATTATTGAAGCAGTTTTCCACTCTACTATTCCTGGAGCCCGGTACGCCTACCTTTGTTTATTGTTAGGTGTTTTTGTCACCAGTTACTATATCTTTCGCGTGTTTTTTTTAACTTTTCATTCTTCGGAACGAATAGCACCGGAATTAAAACCTATTAAAGAGACTTCGTGGAGTATGTGCAGTTCTCAATGGATTTTAGGTATTTCTTCAGCGATATTAGGAATAATTCTTATTTATTGGATTTTCTATCGTAAGCCCGGTTTGTTGGTGTCCAGTCTGAAAGTTTTACCTCAACATGATGTTTTACAGACAGTACGAACTAAATTCCAGAATGTTTTGCATATGACTTATCACTATATAGCTACGTTCCCATTTTGGAATTCTATTTTAGGTGTTTTTTCTGCTTGGGTGGCAGTGATTGCTCAACCGCGCATTCCAAAATTATTAAAACAGCGATTATCCTGGTTACATCAGGTTTTGGTAGCCAAGTATGGTTTTGACACATTCAATCGTTTCGTCTTTGTACGAGGCGGACGGACATTAGCTAATTTTTTCTTTCGGATAGGTGATTTGGAAGTATTAGATCGTCTTATTGTAGGTGGTGCGGGGCGAAATGTAATTCGTGTGGCGCAATTGATGCGTAGATTGCAATCAGGTTATCTGTATCGTTACGTTTCTGTAATGATCTTAGGATTATTAGTTTTTATAATGTGGGCAATATTAAAATAA
- a CDS encoding complex I subunit 4 family protein, translating to MSLLSTLIWLPILGAVPVAVLNSPKRANQARVLTLAIALISLVICLLLFFNFDTASVEMQFREHLTWIPTFKINYDLGVDGISMPLIVLSCFTTLLVVLVSWTSITIKKNMGQYLSAFLITQGATIGVFSALDAMLFYFFWESMLIPLYLSIGIWGMKKRSYAAIKFFLYNSMGSALLLVAFLYLHVYSGSFYIPDYYRLHINIAIQILVFLGFLGAFAVKMPIWPFHTWLPDVHTEAPVSGSVVLTILMLKLGGYGFFRFSLPIVPDASRHLDWLMIGLSLISIVYIGLISIAQTNMKKLIAYSSITHMGFVILGAFMSFMIIMRTGSCQDAYLSLEGAMMQMIAHSFSIGAMFLGFGILYKKLHSQRISNFGGIAKNMPFFSSFFMIFSMSNIGLPGTSGFVGEFMILLSEFRTSFWITFLSASTLVIGAAYTLWMYKRVFYGPITNISVLRLVDIGMIEKIVFTLMTVAILWIGLYPNVLLNVFHTTIGQLLQETMQLKL from the coding sequence ATGTCTTTGCTAAGTACACTTATTTGGCTTCCCATACTAGGGGCTGTTCCCGTTGCGGTGCTTAATAGCCCTAAACGTGCGAATCAAGCGCGTGTGTTAACTCTGGCGATAGCTCTAATTTCTTTAGTTATTTGTCTCCTGCTTTTTTTTAATTTTGATACTGCTTCTGTAGAAATGCAGTTTAGAGAGCATTTAACTTGGATTCCAACTTTTAAAATAAATTATGATCTAGGTGTTGATGGAATTTCGATGCCACTAATAGTACTTTCTTGTTTTACAACTTTATTGGTTGTTTTGGTTTCTTGGACTTCAATTACAATCAAAAAAAATATGGGGCAATATTTGTCTGCGTTTCTAATAACGCAAGGAGCTACAATAGGAGTTTTTTCTGCTCTGGATGCTATGCTTTTTTATTTTTTTTGGGAATCTATGTTAATTCCTTTGTACCTTAGCATAGGTATTTGGGGGATGAAAAAGCGTTCTTATGCAGCTATTAAATTTTTTCTATACAACTCTATGGGGTCTGCTTTATTGCTGGTGGCTTTTCTGTATTTACATGTATATTCAGGAAGTTTTTACATTCCTGACTATTATCGATTGCATATAAATATAGCCATTCAGATTTTGGTTTTTTTAGGATTTTTGGGTGCTTTTGCTGTTAAGATGCCAATATGGCCTTTTCACACTTGGTTACCTGATGTGCATACCGAAGCTCCAGTGAGTGGATCGGTGGTGCTGACTATATTGATGCTAAAACTAGGAGGATACGGATTTTTTCGATTTAGTTTGCCTATTGTCCCGGATGCAAGTCGTCATTTAGACTGGTTGATGATTGGACTTTCTTTAATCTCTATTGTGTATATTGGACTTATTTCTATCGCGCAGACGAACATGAAAAAATTGATTGCTTATTCCTCAATTACCCATATGGGATTTGTTATTTTGGGCGCATTTATGTCATTTATGATTATAATGCGTACTGGGAGTTGTCAAGATGCTTATCTCAGCCTTGAAGGAGCGATGATGCAGATGATTGCTCATTCTTTTAGTATCGGGGCTATGTTTCTAGGATTTGGAATACTTTATAAAAAACTACATTCCCAAAGAATTTCCAATTTTGGAGGTATTGCTAAAAATATGCCTTTTTTTTCATCTTTTTTCATGATTTTTTCGATGTCGAATATAGGACTTCCAGGAACTTCCGGATTCGTAGGTGAATTTATGATTTTGCTTAGCGAATTCAGAACCAGCTTTTGGATAACTTTTTTATCCGCTTCTACACTAGTGATTGGAGCAGCGTATACACTATGGATGTACAAACGTGTGTTTTACGGACCAATCACTAACATTTCAGTTTTGCGACTTGTTGATATCGGAATGATTGAAAAGATTGTTTTTACACTCATGACAGTAGCGATACTTTGGATTGGTCTTTATCCTAATGTCTTACTGAATGTATTTCATACAACCATTGGTCAGCTATTGCAGGAAACCATGCAATTAAAATTATAG
- the nuoN gene encoding NADH-quinone oxidoreductase subunit NuoN, translating to MSTLPNLVLVFPEIFVLSMALLILVFGNFLNCPQVPYYLTQSTLIGTFWLIWYIFPENKISATLLTFHHMFVLDYVSFYLKLCICLVSFCAFFYVREYNQTYKIRNAEFYVFGLLSLLGMMILVSSHNLLITFLGMELSFLPTCIMSIMTQRPQIRCVESGIKYFVTGIVASGILAYGMSMVFGATQSLDFSKIATAVNQIPACKSTILIFGLVFIVAALAFKLGVVPFHMWIPDIYEGAPSSSVVFISTAPKIAAFSVIVRLLVNTLSSLQGSWRQMLMVMAVLSMGIGNFTAILQSNVKRMLAYSSIAHMGYVLLGIACGTKEGYTAAMFYAVTYSFTTLSSFGMIILMSLECLEEQDDIGYFTGLNDRNSWLAFMMTLTLFSLAGIPPSVGFIAKVGILDALIRVHLVWLAILSVFFTVVGAYYCIRIVKAMYFESPTLTYRPIQCPLRVKIVFSINSLAVFLIGVFPEWLYTLTHLAF from the coding sequence ATGTCGACATTGCCAAATCTAGTTCTTGTTTTTCCGGAAATATTTGTGTTGTCTATGGCTCTGTTGATTTTAGTTTTCGGTAATTTCTTGAATTGTCCTCAAGTTCCTTATTATCTCACCCAATCTACCTTAATAGGAACTTTTTGGCTGATATGGTATATTTTTCCGGAGAACAAAATTTCGGCAACGCTTCTTACATTTCACCACATGTTTGTTCTGGATTATGTATCGTTTTATCTCAAGTTATGCATTTGCTTAGTGAGCTTTTGCGCGTTTTTCTATGTACGAGAATACAATCAAACGTATAAAATTCGGAATGCAGAATTTTATGTATTTGGTCTCTTGTCTTTATTAGGAATGATGATTCTAGTTTCTTCGCATAATTTGTTAATAACTTTTTTAGGAATGGAGTTGTCATTTCTTCCTACTTGTATTATGTCAATTATGACGCAGCGTCCGCAGATTCGTTGTGTTGAATCTGGAATAAAATATTTTGTAACTGGTATTGTTGCTTCTGGAATACTAGCTTATGGGATGTCTATGGTTTTTGGTGCCACTCAAAGCCTAGATTTTTCGAAGATTGCAACAGCGGTGAATCAAATACCTGCTTGTAAGAGCACAATTCTGATATTTGGTTTAGTGTTTATAGTAGCCGCCCTCGCTTTCAAATTAGGAGTAGTACCTTTTCATATGTGGATTCCTGACATTTATGAAGGCGCACCAAGTTCATCGGTTGTATTTATTTCTACAGCGCCAAAAATAGCGGCTTTTTCTGTGATTGTTCGTTTGTTAGTAAACACATTGTCTTCCTTGCAAGGGAGTTGGCGTCAAATGTTGATGGTAATGGCTGTTTTATCTATGGGTATTGGGAATTTTACTGCTATTTTGCAATCCAATGTCAAAAGAATGTTAGCCTATTCATCTATTGCTCACATGGGTTATGTGTTGCTTGGAATCGCATGTGGAACAAAGGAGGGTTATACAGCAGCTATGTTTTATGCTGTTACATATAGTTTTACAACTCTGAGTAGTTTTGGGATGATTATTTTAATGAGCTTAGAGTGCTTGGAAGAACAGGATGATATTGGGTATTTTACTGGATTGAATGATCGAAATTCGTGGTTAGCTTTTATGATGACATTAACTTTATTTTCTTTAGCAGGGATTCCACCTTCGGTCGGATTTATTGCTAAAGTGGGTATTCTTGACGCTTTGATTAGAGTCCATTTGGTATGGCTCGCAATTCTTTCTGTTTTCTTTACTGTCGTTGGAGCGTACTATTGCATCCGAATAGTGAAAGCGATGTATTTTGAGAGCCCTACTTTGACTTATAGACCTATTCAGTGTCCTTTGAGAGTAAAAATTGTTTTTTCGATCAACAGTTTGGCTGTTTTTTTAATAGGTGTGTTTCCCGAATGGTTGTACACTTTGACACATTTAGCTTTTTAA
- the nusA gene encoding transcription termination factor NusA translates to MNKDMLLTVDSMSNERGVSKEIIFEAIETALAAVTAKRYGEDDVKICVSIDQKVGDYKTARCWTVVEDTESLELPGQQIPLSQAREIDPDLKIGDVVEKPVESVQFGRIAAQQAKQVIIQKVREAERVKVIQQYEKRIGELIIGVVKRVTRDSVILDMGENAEALLLREETIPREAFRINDRVRVYLLAVRKDKRGPQLLVSRTRLEFLIELFKIEVPEIGEEIIEIKGVARDPGSRAKVSVKTNDVRIDPIGACVGMRGSRVQAVSNKLGGERIDIILWDDNPAQLVINAMAPAEVTSIVVDEDSRTMDLAVSEEQLSQAIGRNGQNIRLASELTGWTLNVMSEIEMAQKHEKEVDKIKSVFMKKLDVDEEVAEALIQTGFTSLEEVAYIPKEELQSVEGFDDEIASELQHRASDVLLAQAISNREESNKQNSVEDLLTIEGMTEDLASQLIVHKISNREDFAGKSVDDLKEIINIDADLAAKLIMAARSHWFSKE, encoded by the coding sequence ATGAATAAAGATATGCTACTAACAGTCGATTCGATGTCTAATGAACGCGGTGTATCAAAGGAAATTATTTTCGAAGCTATAGAGACGGCTTTAGCTGCTGTAACGGCTAAACGTTATGGCGAAGACGATGTTAAGATCTGTGTATCTATCGATCAAAAAGTCGGTGATTATAAAACTGCTCGTTGCTGGACAGTAGTAGAGGATACAGAATCTCTAGAGCTACCCGGTCAACAAATTCCTCTAAGTCAAGCACGGGAAATTGATCCTGATTTGAAAATCGGTGATGTTGTTGAGAAACCGGTTGAATCGGTGCAATTTGGTCGTATCGCGGCTCAGCAAGCCAAACAAGTAATTATTCAGAAAGTACGTGAAGCTGAGCGAGTGAAAGTCATCCAACAATATGAAAAACGAATAGGAGAACTGATTATTGGAGTCGTCAAACGAGTGACTCGCGATAGTGTTATTTTGGATATGGGCGAAAACGCAGAAGCGTTGTTACTCAGAGAAGAAACGATTCCAAGAGAAGCTTTTCGAATCAATGATCGAGTTCGTGTTTATCTATTGGCTGTTCGAAAAGATAAACGAGGACCTCAATTGCTGGTAAGTCGTACGCGATTGGAGTTTTTAATTGAATTATTCAAAATTGAAGTTCCAGAAATTGGTGAAGAGATAATTGAAATTAAAGGAGTCGCTCGAGACCCCGGTTCCCGAGCGAAAGTTTCTGTTAAAACAAATGACGTTCGGATTGATCCTATTGGAGCTTGTGTAGGTATGCGGGGGTCACGCGTTCAAGCAGTTTCCAATAAGTTAGGAGGTGAGAGAATTGACATCATTTTATGGGACGATAACCCCGCACAATTGGTAATTAATGCTATGGCTCCTGCGGAAGTTACATCTATTGTAGTAGATGAAGATTCTCGTACAATGGATCTTGCGGTCTCGGAAGAACAACTGTCTCAAGCGATTGGACGTAATGGGCAAAATATTCGATTGGCTAGTGAGTTGACAGGTTGGACCCTAAACGTTATGAGCGAAATCGAGATGGCGCAAAAGCATGAAAAAGAAGTGGACAAGATCAAATCTGTTTTTATGAAAAAATTGGATGTTGATGAAGAAGTTGCAGAAGCATTGATTCAAACAGGGTTTACGAGCTTAGAAGAAGTGGCCTATATTCCAAAAGAGGAATTGCAGAGTGTTGAAGGATTTGATGATGAAATCGCTAGTGAATTGCAACATCGCGCAAGCGATGTTTTACTCGCGCAAGCAATCTCAAATCGAGAGGAATCGAATAAACAGAATTCTGTAGAAGATTTGCTGACAATTGAAGGCATGACAGAAGATCTAGCTAGTCAACTTATAGTTCATAAGATATCAAATCGAGAAGATTTCGCGGGAAAATCGGTGGATGATTTAAAAGAGATTATCAATATTGATGCAGATCTTGCTGCCAAATTGATTATGGCAGCAAGATCTCATTGGTTTTCGAAAGAATGA
- the infB gene encoding translation initiation factor IF-2, translating to MNNIVSVKKLAELVRTTPENLLKQLKDAGIAITHVDQTITNDQKQKLLLYLRTASNVLDTKHSKIVLKRKKLSVVRLGKKRINVEIRSKHAYEKSTAVSKEEILWEPSVLSPKEQVKEKEEKMATYKPQDVSGDIETITRSETNKRRSEEIREISKKIVRKEFRVRRKNEEDKAWTWDREELHMSKFTGGEHRQRKTTNSTTDGTIVSVSSKLEHGFLKPTTPIIREVVVPKSIVVSDLAQRMSIKASAVIKTVAEMGVILTTDQCIDQKTAETVVRKMGHRAKLIRDDTVENDLEASLIKVKKKTREGTADLSPRSPIVTIMGHVDHGKTSLLDCIRKTKTTSTELGGITQHIGAYHVNTASGAITFLDTPGHEAFTTIRARGAKCTDIVVLVVAADDGVMPQTIEAIQHARTAKVPFIVAINKMDKTEADPNRIKIELSKQEIVPEEWGGETLFQLISAKTGEGIDSLLECILLQAEMLELKSSNHGLARGTVIESRLDKKRGPVATILVMSGELRLGDTLLVGQEYGRVRAMIGDDGHPCLRARPSIPVEVLGLSNIPTAGEEAVVVQDERKAREIARFRQWKNREIRLTKRQTICLESVFDRVKKDTNTLNIVLKSDVQGSLEALLSALDKLSSDTVQVNFVSKGIGSITESDVHLAIASNAVVIGFNVRADTLARSLAEREGVVLRYYDIIYNLIDSVKKSLDGLSIPEFGEKIVGLAQVREVFRSSKLGAVAGCIVTEGVVRRHLPVRILRDNVVIYEGKMESLRRYKEDVAEVHQGIECGVGIKSYDDIKVGDQIEAFEKVQIERRTI from the coding sequence ATGAACAATATAGTAAGTGTAAAGAAATTGGCCGAATTGGTACGGACAACTCCGGAGAACCTTTTAAAACAACTGAAAGATGCAGGAATTGCAATTACTCACGTTGATCAAACCATCACTAACGATCAGAAACAAAAATTACTTCTATATTTGAGAACAGCTAGTAATGTACTAGATACAAAACATTCGAAGATTGTGTTAAAGAGAAAAAAACTCAGCGTTGTTAGATTAGGAAAAAAACGTATTAATGTGGAAATACGTTCTAAACACGCTTACGAGAAATCAACCGCAGTGTCTAAAGAAGAAATTCTGTGGGAACCTTCTGTCCTGTCTCCCAAAGAACAAGTGAAGGAAAAAGAAGAAAAAATGGCTACTTATAAACCGCAGGATGTTTCTGGTGATATTGAAACCATTACAAGATCAGAAACGAATAAGAGAAGATCGGAAGAAATTAGAGAAATCTCTAAAAAAATCGTTCGTAAAGAATTTCGAGTACGTCGTAAAAACGAAGAGGATAAAGCATGGACGTGGGATCGTGAAGAACTTCACATGTCAAAATTTACCGGGGGAGAACATCGTCAGCGTAAAACAACAAACTCTACAACAGATGGAACTATTGTTTCCGTTTCATCAAAACTTGAACATGGTTTTTTGAAACCAACAACTCCTATTATTCGAGAGGTAGTAGTTCCTAAATCAATTGTTGTTTCTGATCTTGCCCAGAGAATGTCTATCAAAGCATCAGCAGTCATTAAAACTGTGGCAGAAATGGGAGTGATACTCACTACTGATCAGTGTATCGATCAAAAAACGGCAGAAACCGTTGTAAGAAAGATGGGACATAGAGCTAAACTTATTAGAGATGATACTGTTGAGAATGATTTAGAAGCTTCCTTAATAAAGGTGAAGAAAAAAACTAGAGAAGGAACAGCCGATTTATCGCCACGATCTCCTATTGTGACTATCATGGGGCATGTGGATCATGGAAAAACATCCCTTTTGGACTGTATTCGTAAAACTAAGACGACGAGTACTGAATTGGGGGGAATAACTCAGCACATTGGTGCTTATCATGTGAACACTGCATCTGGAGCAATTACCTTCTTAGATACGCCGGGGCACGAAGCGTTTACAACCATACGAGCTCGTGGAGCTAAATGTACGGATATTGTAGTGTTAGTGGTAGCAGCTGATGATGGGGTAATGCCTCAAACAATTGAAGCTATTCAGCATGCGCGGACAGCTAAGGTTCCATTTATCGTAGCAATTAACAAAATGGATAAAACGGAAGCAGATCCCAATCGGATTAAAATCGAATTATCTAAACAGGAAATTGTTCCGGAAGAATGGGGTGGGGAAACTTTGTTTCAATTAATTTCGGCCAAAACTGGAGAAGGTATCGATTCTTTACTAGAGTGTATTTTGCTACAAGCCGAAATGCTGGAACTAAAGTCTTCAAATCATGGACTTGCGCGAGGGACAGTAATCGAGTCTCGTTTGGATAAAAAAAGAGGTCCCGTAGCTACTATCTTAGTGATGAGTGGAGAGCTGCGTCTCGGAGATACACTACTAGTAGGACAGGAATATGGTCGAGTGCGTGCTATGATTGGTGATGATGGCCATCCTTGTTTGCGAGCAAGACCTTCGATTCCTGTTGAGGTATTAGGACTTTCGAATATACCGACAGCTGGCGAAGAAGCAGTAGTAGTGCAGGATGAGCGTAAAGCGCGCGAAATTGCGCGCTTTCGACAGTGGAAGAATCGCGAGATTCGTCTGACGAAAAGACAGACAATTTGTTTAGAAAGTGTTTTTGATCGCGTAAAAAAGGACACTAATACCTTGAATATTGTATTAAAATCGGACGTGCAGGGTTCTTTGGAAGCTTTGTTGTCTGCCCTCGATAAACTATCATCCGATACAGTTCAAGTAAATTTCGTTTCTAAAGGAATAGGAAGTATTACCGAATCGGATGTACATCTGGCCATTGCATCCAACGCGGTCGTTATTGGTTTTAACGTTCGAGCTGATACGCTCGCCCGTTCTTTAGCAGAACGGGAAGGGGTTGTTTTGCGCTATTATGATATAATTTACAATCTAATTGATTCAGTAAAAAAATCTCTAGATGGGTTGTCAATTCCAGAATTTGGAGAGAAGATTGTTGGTCTCGCACAAGTTCGTGAAGTTTTTCGTTCTTCCAAATTGGGAGCTGTTGCGGGGTGTATAGTGACAGAAGGGGTAGTTCGCCGTCATTTGCCTGTTCGTATATTACGTGATAATGTGGTAATCTACGAAGGGAAGATGGAGTCTCTACGTCGTTATAAGGAAGACGTAGCAGAAGTTCATCAAGGTATAGAATGCGGAGTCGGAATAAAAAGTTATGACGACATAAAAGTGGGAGATCAAATTGAAGCTTTTGAAAAAGTTCAGATTGAACGAAGAACTATCTAG
- the rbfA gene encoding 30S ribosome-binding factor RbfA, translating into MLSHRKQRVAGLVRRQLSELLKKEVHDPRLSLISVTDAFVSSDLRQAKVFYTLLLPEDHNLQEIQEVLNKATGYLRHLLARSTILRYAPDLVFYYDNSIEKADRIRRLLN; encoded by the coding sequence ATTTTAAGTCATCGAAAACAGAGGGTGGCCGGTCTCGTGCGACGGCAATTGTCCGAACTTCTTAAAAAAGAAGTCCATGATCCCAGATTGTCTTTAATTTCTGTGACGGACGCTTTTGTCTCGTCTGATCTTAGGCAGGCTAAAGTTTTTTATACATTATTGTTACCTGAAGACCACAATCTTCAAGAGATCCAAGAAGTTCTCAATAAAGCTACAGGGTACTTACGTCATCTGCTAGCCAGATCTACTATACTACGATATGCCCCCGATTTGGTATTTTATTATGATAACTCTATTGAAAAAGCGGACAGAATCCGTCGTTTGCTAAATTAG
- the nrdR gene encoding transcriptional regulator NrdR, whose protein sequence is MYCPFCNAEDTKVIDSRLVKEGTQVRRRRECSKCQERFTTFEVAELNLPRIIKQDGRRNAFEEEKLRIGLLKALEKRPISTEQIESSVQRIVHKLRARGECEVSSQWVGELVMEELRILDEVAYVRFASVYRSFQNVNAFYDEIHRLQNRQKTNEK, encoded by the coding sequence ATGTATTGTCCTTTTTGTAATGCTGAAGATACTAAAGTGATTGATTCTAGATTGGTAAAAGAAGGCACTCAAGTACGTCGACGGAGAGAATGTTCTAAATGTCAAGAACGTTTCACTACTTTTGAAGTAGCCGAGTTGAACTTGCCGCGAATTATTAAGCAGGATGGTCGGAGAAATGCATTCGAAGAAGAGAAGTTGCGTATAGGTCTGTTGAAAGCATTAGAAAAAAGACCTATCAGTACAGAACAGATTGAATCTTCTGTCCAACGTATTGTCCATAAATTACGAGCAAGAGGAGAATGTGAAGTAAGTTCCCAGTGGGTAGGAGAATTGGTTATGGAAGAATTGCGAATTCTAGACGAAGTTGCCTATGTACGCTTTGCTTCTGTCTATCGCAGTTTCCAAAATGTCAACGCATTTTATGATGAAATTCATCGTTTGCAAAATCGGCAAAAAACTAATGAAAAATAG